Below is a window of Tolypothrix bouteillei VB521301 DNA.
CTAATACGGCAGAAAAACTGACTGCGTTGTTACCTTCAACACATTTAGGTTTAACACTAACGAGCCATCCTACCTTTCTTGTTTATGTACCAAAAACTTCTGCTAAAGTCTTAGAATTTACTCTTGAAGATGAAGCAGGTGAGGGAATTTATCAGACTAAAATTAACCTCAAAGGCGTTCCAGGTATTGTTAGCTTTAGTTTACCTAAAACAGAACCAGCACTGGAAGTAGGCAAAGATTACCGATGGGTTGTATCAATTATTTGTCAGCAAACAGGACCAACAAACCCATTTATCGAAGGTTTGGTGCGTCGATCGCCTGTGAATGCAACACTCACAAATCGCATCAATAAAGCAAAACCACTCGAGCAAATTGTCCTTTACAGTCAATCCGGTTACTGGTTTGAAGCACTGACAAATTTAGCCAATCTGAGGCTTTCCCAACCCCAAAATCGTGAAATTAAAACAGCTTGGAACGAGTTGTTGGAATCAGTTGATTTAAATGCGATCGCAAACGCACCCCTACAAAAATAAAGCCCCACTCCTCCTGTCTATGAATCAATCCATACCCCTATGTTGGCTTGCTAGTCGTTTCACTGTTGGCTGTTTCCTGGGGGTGCAATTTCTTACACCCCTACTGCTTGACCCCGTATCCGCGCAAATTATTCCCGATAAGACCTTACCTGTTAATTCTCTAGTTAGCCCCGGATGCAGTATCTGCACCATAGAAGGCGGTACAATTCAGGGCAAAAATCTATTTCATAGCTTTCAAGAATTTTCCTTAGCTACAGGAAGCGAAGCATTTTTCAAAAATGATTCTACTATTGAGAATATCTTCACGCGGGTGACGGGGAACGCCGCTTCTTACATCAATGGGCTTATCCGCACCTCAGGTAAAGCCAATTTATTTTTGATTAATCCTAACGGGATCTTTTTCGGTAAAGATGCTCGGCTTGATGTTGGGGGGTCATTCATTGGCTCAACGGCAAACAGTATTGTCTTTTCAGACAACATAACTTTTAGTACGATACCAAATCAAAATACACCTTTATTGAGTGTTAACGTTCCTATTGGGTTGCAGTATGGTGTGTCTCCTGCTGCTATTCAAGTACAGCAAGCCAATTTAGAAGTAAAGCCAGGTCAAATTTTAGCGTTAGTGGGAGGAGATCTTTCCATAGAAAGCAGTCAATTAAAAGCATTTGGGGGAAACGTTGAATTAGGCAGTTTATCGGGTGCGGGAAGAGTTAACTTAAATGGATTAGAAGCATTTAGCTTTCCAGTAGCGGTAGAACGTGGGGATATTTCAATAGATGGGTCGTTCGTTGATGTCATGGCTTCTGGGAAAGGAAATATTAGCATTAACGCTCGAAATCTTGAGATGGTCAACACTCAGTTGCAAGCTGGAATCCGAGAACAACATGGCCATCCAGGTGCTGTCGCTGGGGATATTCAAATAAATCTCACAGGCAATACCTTGCTAACTCAAAGTAGTGAGATTATCAACGAATTGCAAAATAACTCGACTGGTACTGGAGGCAATATTAACTTAAAAACTGAAAATCTGACGGTAGAAGATTCGCAGATATCAGTCCAAACCAGCAGTTCTGGAAATGCAGGAAATTTAAATGTCAAGGCGACACAATTAAATGTTGCATCTTCGCAAAGTCAAACAATTTCCTCAGTTTCAAGTGTTCGTCAATTACTATCCCCAACTACGGATCAAAAGATCGGTTTATTTTCCTTTGTCTTTAAACAAGCTACAGGAAACGGTGGTGATGTCAGTATTGAAGCAAAGGACGTCAATCTTAACGGTAAATCTCTTGTAGCAAGCGATACCGCAGGTGCAGGGAGTGGTGGCATTACCACCATTAAAACCGAACGCTTAAGCTTAAATAATCAGGCGACAATCTCTGCGAGTACGGGAGGTTCTGGCAATGCAGGGGAATTAAGAATCGAAGCAACCGAGTCAATTGAAGTTGGTAATGCTTCTGAGGGTCGTTCTGCTGGCTTAGCAACAATTGCTAAATTTGGAGCTACGGGTAGTGGCGGTCACATGACTATAAAAACCCAACGCTTGAGTTTACAAGGTGGGGGAATTTTATCTGCTGATAGCTTTGGTGATGGAAATGGAGGAAGTATTACTATTGAAGCAACAGATCGGGTGGAATTAAGTGGGATGAATGGTACAGGCATTCCCAGCGGTATATTTGCGGCTATTCGGGGTGGAAAAGGAAATGGCGGTAGTTTGTCAATCGAAACAGGGCGTTTGATACTCCAGAATGGAGGAGTTATTGACGTTGGGACAGAGGGAGCAGGAAATGGTGGTAGTATTGCCATTCACGCTACAGAATTGGTAGAACTCAGCCGTACAACTGACAGTGGCTTCAGCCGCATAATTGCTCAAACTAATGAAACCGCAACAGGAAGAGGGGGAGATATTTTCATTGAAACCTCACGTTTGACTGTTAATAATGGTAACCAAATCTCAGCAGCGACTTTTGGGATGGGTGAAGGAGGGAGTTTGTTTGTTCGAGCTAAGGACTTGATAGAGCTATCAGGAACAAGTGAAATCGATAATACTCGGTTTGGAATACAGCCACTCATTACAGATAGTTCGGGAAAGAAATTTCCTAGCGGACTTTTTGCGAGTTCTCCTGGCTATGGAAATGCTGATACTCTAACAATTGAAACCGGTCAATTAATTGTTCGCGATGAAGCACAAGTCTCTGCAAGCAGCCAACAAAAAGGCGCTGCAGGTAATTTAAATATCCTAGCTGATAAAATCTATCTCGATAACGGTATCCTTAGCGCCGAAACGGTAGAGGGAGAACGAGCAAATATTTTCCTGGCATCGTCAAATATTTTATTGCGTCACGGTAGCCGCATTACCACTAATGCCACTCAGGATGCCACAGGAGGCAATATCAATATCAATACAGATACTTTAGTAGCCGCAGAAAACAGCGATATCACTGCTAACTCTCAAGCCAGTTTTGGCGGTAAGGTAATTGTTAATGCTCAAGGTATCATAGGGAGCAAGTTTCGCGAACAACTAACACCTGAAAACGATATTACCGCAACGTCTTCCTTGGGTTATGAATTTAGTGGTGTGGTGGATATTAATACTTTAGCAATCGATCCTAATTCCGGATTGATTCAACTACCTGCAAATTTTACTGAAGCCAGTCATCAAATTACAACCCAATGTACTGCACAAAAAGGTAATTATTTTGCGATCGTAGGACGTGGTGGATTACCACAAAGTCCTAATGAACCATTTACAGGAACAACAACACTGGTAGATTTAGTTGAATTGATTTCTGCATCTGAGAAGAAACAAGTGTCTGAATCGCCTGCATCTACCACAAATAATGCCAATCCAGAAATAGTAGAAGCTCAAGGATGGGTTGTTGATGGGAAAGGTCAAGTCACTTTGGTCAGTCAAATAGCTAGCGAGCCCGTTTTCCCTCAAATGAATTGTCGATCGCTCTGACACAACTGTTTAAAATAAACAGCAATTTCTGTAGGTGTAGCGGTAAAGCGAATACCAAAATTTGTTTGGTTGTCGTTTGCAACTTTGACCACCTTAGCGTACACATCTAGCTTGTTTAATTTTTCATCTTCAGCAAGCAGTTGTATTTGAAGGTTGCTGAGAATTTGCACGGGCTGTTTTGTCCGCAATTGGGCACTGCTTGCAGATAATTGTACCAAACTACCTTGGAACACTTCATCTGAAAGATGTTTGCCTTCCATCACTCGATATTGTATGGGAATTTCCATTGTTAAAAGGGTTAAATTTTCTGTAGTATCGTGCAAAGCGAGTTTGTACTGACCGCCAATACCGCCAATATCGTAGATCGTAATGGGTTCGGCAAAACCTTTGGGTTGTACTTGAAGTTGTCCGGCGATCTGGATAATTTCTCCTACTGCATCTAAAGTTTCTTGAGAAACGAGGATTTGCCCTCCAACAGTATAGGTTTCAATTCGGGAAGCCAGATTAACGTTGCTACCCATAATAGTGTATTTGGCACGTTGGTGAGAGCCGATATTACCAGCAAGGACTTCTCCTGTATGAATACCAATACCCATCTCTAAAGGAAGTAAATCCATACCGACCAATCGTTGATTGATATCATCCATTGCTAATTGCATCTCAATGGCACAAGCAACAGCTAGTTGGGCATTATCTTCAAGATCGATAGGTGCGCCAAACATGACAAAAATGCCATCGCCCATAAAATCATTAATCGTACCTTTGTAACGGTTGATAACATCAGTCATTACCCCTAAATACAGATTGATAATTTCCACCACTTTTTCTGGCGGTACTCGTTCGGAGATGGCAGAAAAACCTCGGAGATCGGAAATTAAAATTGTGACATCCCGCTTTTCGCCTCCCAACTTTAAACCACCTGGGGTTTCTAATAACGTAGAGACAACTTCATCGGTCAGATAGCGATTAAAAGTTTGCCGCATGGCAGCAGTATTTCGGGCTATATAGGCAGTAATAGTAAATCCAGAGCCTACTAAAGCTAACAAGCCAGGGACTATTGGTAACCACCATGCCGTGCAAAAAGCGACATAACAACCACCTGTGAGCACAAGACTGAGTAGCAAGATGTTGAGATTAGCAGCGGGTACACGGCTGTTGCGTTGATAGCGCTGCGTCCAAGCGATACTTGCTCCCGCAATAGCCCAGATACCAATCCACAAACATTCTTGGGTTTCAGACCAAACTTTTATTAAAGGACGACCTTCTAAAGCAGCGCTTATTATCTGACTGGCAAGATCGGCATGAACGATCGCTCCCGCACTTCTAAAGGTCGCTTGACTGTGAGCGCTGGCGCTATAAGGTGTATAAAAAAAGTCACCGCTGCTTTCTGCAGTTACCCCAATTAAGACAATGCGATCGCGAGCAAAATTCTTGGGTATATTTCCAGCTAACACATCACTGATGGAAACAGTCAGAAAACCTTGTTGTATATTGCGAAAATTGGATATTATTTGATATCCTCCAGTATCGGCACCGACATAGCCACCATCATGTTTTTTAAAAGGCACAAATACTGCTTTACCTAACTTCATTTTATTTGTTTCTGGCTGTAGGTAAATTCCTTGCGCTTCCAAATACATTAAAGCCAAATGTGCTCCCAAGCTTAAGATAGTATCGCCCTTAGCATTTTTTACAGACAACAAACTGCGGCGCAGTTTACCGTCTTTATCCACAACCAAATCATTGGCACTCACTTGTTCTGCATTCAAAGCAGGAGGTGGATCGATTTCAGAACCAGAATAGTCACTGACTACTTTACGAATACCAATCAATGTGGGTGTACTTTGAAAAACTTTCACGAGTTCTTGATAACCCGGTTCTACTGGTAAATCCCGGTAAATATCAAGCCCAATGGCACGAGGTTGCTGTTGTTTTAAAATCGATATTGCTTTTGCAAGTTGAGCGTCGGGGATGGGCCATCGCAATTTACGGATATCTTTCTCATTGACTTCTACAATTACAATCCGCGAATCTCTTGGTTCAATTGGACGCAGTTGAAAAAATCTATCTAGCGCTGCTAACTCCAAAGATTGCAAACAGCCAAGATAGCGCAAACCAATTATTATCGCTGCGATCGCCGGAGCGGTCATCAAAGCACCACGATGTTGCCATAAAAGTTTTTTAAGACTTGTCCGCATAAGCTGGCATTCTTCAGCAATCCAAAATGGTATGAGTTGTTAGATAACCTTAGCCCTATCAAATCTCGATACTTATAAGATATTGAGTCTCTCTCGCGAGTGATTTAGGGATGCTGTATGCATCTGTAAGATTAACGAGAACGATCGCAACGATATTATAGAAACTAGTGTAAAAGACTCATAACAGTAATTCCCCTGATTTTTTCTGGGGTAGACATCGGGTACTGCTATCATGCCAACATTGCGCTCCCAAACAAACAGCAAAATGTGGATTGCGATCGCTCTCTCTTTCTACGCCTTTATAGCCATTGGCGTTGCGGAAGGAGGCTTGGGCGTCTTAATCCCCTCTATTCAGCAAACATACAACTTGACTTCTGCCACCATCTCCCTACTTTTCCTCAGTCAAGTGACAGGTTATATTATTGCAGCATTAGCCAGCAGTATCTTAACGAGCAATATGGGAATGGCGCGGATGTTGCTGCTAGCATCTGTTGTTCTGACCTGTGCCCTTGTGAGCTATGCTCTCAGCCCTTATTGGTGGTTGATGGTTGCTACAGGAACATTGCTCGGTTTGGGAATTGGTCTGATTGATGCTGGTATCAACAGCTATATTGCTAACGAACAACAGCAGGCTGACTTAATGGGGCTGCTACACGCATTTTATGGTATCGGGGCTTTGTTAGGTCCGGCGATCGCGACTACGCTCTTGGCATTTAACTTGCATTGGAGAAGTATCTACCTAGTTTTTGCAACTTTCGTCGGCATAATGGTCGCAGGAATGCTTTGGGCAGTTGTGTACGACTACAAACCGTTGAACAAGCGCGTACAAGTAACGGGAACAAATGCGCGAACCAATCTACGTGTAGCCCTTACAACTCCTGTCGTATGTATAGCTGCTCTGTTCTTATTTATTTATGTAGGTACAGAAGCTTCAGTTGGAAGTTGGGCTTATAGCGTCCAAAGTCTCAGTCGAGGCACGCCAAAGTTGCTTGCAGGTTATAGTGTCAGTGGCTACTGGATAGGGCTAACCATAGGACGTGCGGTGACGGGACGTATTGTTAAACGCTGGGGTGCTCTGCGTACTCTCGAGCGTTCCTTGCTACTGCTTGGGCTTGGTTTAACTGCTTGGTGGTTGTTACCAAATCAATTGCTGAGTTTACCAATCATTGGCTTTGCACTCGCCCCTATATTTCCACTAACAATATGGTTGATGCCACAACGAGTAAGTAAAGCTATTGTTCCGGCTGCAATTGGATGTATGACAAGTGTTGCTAGTTTGGGTGCAGCAACTATCCCCTCTGCTGTTGGGACTTTAGCAACGCGTTTTGGCTTGGAAATTATTCCAGTTTTGATGCTTCCTCTCGCAGTCATTATGATAATTTTGCATCGTTGGTTGGCACAGCATCAGGTGAGCCGTGCTTGATTGGGGAAATGACTCAGAAGACAACTTCAAGCAAAAATTATCTCTAATGCAAGCTTTAAGGCTCACTTTTATGACCACAGAGAGATTTATGAATAACTGTTTCTCGTCACACTTTACTTAACTTTACATTTGGTTTGAGTAGACTGGTATTTGTCCATGAACCAGAAAGATAACCTTGATGCTGAATCTTTACGCCTTGCAGAAGATACAAGACGCGAGAAAAACTGGAAACGCTGGGGACCTTACTTAGCAGAAAGACAGTGGGGAACCGTGCGTGAAGACTATTCAACAGATGGGTCTTCCTGGGACTATTTGCCCCACGACCACGCCCGGAGGCGAGCTTATAGGTGGGGAGAAGATGGGCTTTTGGGAATATGCGATCGCGAAGGACGTTTGTGTTTTGCTCTTGCACTATGGAACGGACAAGACCCCATTCTTAAAGAACGTCTTTTTGGCTTAACGAATACTGAAGGCAATCATGGGGAAGATGTCAAAGAATATTACTTTTATTTAGACTCAAGCCCAACACATTCCTATTTGAAAGCCTTGTACAAGTACCCACAGAAAGAATTTCCATATACACGCCTCGTAGAAGAGAACCGCAACCGAAGCAAGGATTTAGGAGAGTTTGAACTTATTGATACTGGAATTTTTGAAGAAAATAAATACTTTGATATATTTGCAGAGTATGCAAAAGCTTCACCCAACGATATATTAATCAAAATTACAGTTGTCAATCGCGGTTCAGAAACCGCCAAACTCCATGTTTTACCCACAATTTGGTTTAAGAACAGTTGGTCTTGGGGTCGCACGGGTGAAAGTTACTGGACAAAACCCTGCATTGAATATAAAAAAGATGGAGAGCTTTTGCTTTCTCATGAAACATTAGGTAAATTCCGTTTTATCGCCGAACCGATTCTAGGGCAGAACACTCCTAATTTTCTGTTTACTGAAAACGAGACTAATTCGGAAAGGTTATTTAATGTAGAAAACAGCACTCCCTATGTCAAAGATGCTTTTCACCAATACATCGTACACGGACAGAAGGATGCTATTAATCCCAAGATGGTGGGAACTAAAGCAGCAGTACAATACTGCTTGGAAGTTCCGGCTGGCGAGGAAGTAACACTCAGATTGCGCTTGTTTTCTGAAGAAGAAGCACCAGCACATCCATTTGGGCAAAACTTCCAGCAAATCTTTCAACAACGCATTTGTGAAACAGAAGAATTCTACAAAAATCGTATTTCATCCGAACTGTCTCAACATGAAAACCTGGTAACAAGACAAGCTTATGCCGGCTTGCTTTGGTCCAAACAATTCTATCATTACGGTATCAAAGATTGGCTTGAAGGAGATCCTTCACAACCGCCACTCCAGAGAAATGAAGAGGTTCGCAACGCTGATTGGACTCACCTTTACAATCGCGATGTGATTTCCATGCCAGATAAATGGGAGTATCCTTGGTATGCAACTTGGGATGTTGCTTTCCATCTCGTCGCCTTTGCCAAAATTGACCCAGATTTTGCCAAGCAGCAACTGATTTTGTTTTTACGTGAGTGGTATATGCATCCCAACGGACAGCTACCCGCTTACGAGTTTGACTTTTCCGGTACAAACCCACCTGTTATCCCATGGGCTTGCTGGCGTATTTACAAAATCACTGCCGAGCAAGGTCAGAAAGACCGTATTTTTCTCACTCGTGTCTTTCAAAAACTGTTGTTGAACTTTACTTGGTGGGTAAATCGTAAAGACGTTGCTGGAAAAAACATCTTTGCGGGTGGTTTTTTAGGAATGGACAATATAGGTGTTTTTGACCGTTCCAAACCTTTGCCTACTGGGGGCGAACTCCAACAAGCCGATGGGACTGCTTGGATGGCATTTTACTGCGTAACTATGCTGGCAATGGCATTAGAACTTGCTGAAGAAGATCCAGCTTACGAAGATATTGCTTCTAAGTTTTTTGAACACTTTATGGCCATTGCTGAGGCGACGAATACCATTGGAGGAACCGGGCTTTGGGATGAAGAAGATGGCTTTTATTATGATTGGTTGGCAGTCGATAGCAAGTATATACCTTTGAAAGTACGCTCTCTTGTGGGAATTGTCATCTTACTTGCAGTAGAAACTTTGGATTTTCAGGTTATCCAAAATTTACCAGGGTTTACCAAACGAATGCATTGGTTTTTGGAAAACCGCCAAAACGTCACCGAGTATATCTCTTGCATGAAAAAAGCAAAAGCGACCAATCATCTTTTGCTAGCAATTCCCACAAGAGAACGCTTGCAACAAGTGCTGCACTATTTGCTAGATGAAAACGAATTTCTTTCCCCCTACGGTATCCGTTCCCTATCTCGCTTTCATCTAGAACATCCCTACGTTTTTCCTATTGACGATCGAGAGTACCGTGTTGAGTATCTTCCTGGAGAATCAAATAGTAGCTTGTTTGGCGGTAACTCTAACTGGCGCGGACCTATTTGGTTTCCCCTGAATTACTTGCTTGTGGAAGCTCTAGACCGTTATTACCAATTTTACGGCGATGATTTATTAGTTGAATGCCCCACAGGTTCCGGACAAATGATGAATTTGGGGCAAGTTTCACAAGAAATTTCCCGACGCTTAGCTAGTATTTTCCTTCCGGATACAAGAGGGTATTGTCCTTGGCAAGGGAAAAACCAATATTTTTCTGTAGATGCTTATTGGCGTCACTTAACTCTTTTTCACGAGTACTTTTGTGGTGACACGGGTTCTGGTTTGGGTGCTAGCCATCAAACTGGGTGGACGGCATTGATTGTAAGGTTATTATAGCAGTCCGTATAAAATTTACAAACAAATTCTATCCTGATGAGGATTGAAAATGGTAACAGGATATTAGATGTAGGTGTAAAAGCAAAATTAGAATAACTCCGCAAGAACTGAAAAGACAACAAGCTGACTTTTTATGTAAGCTAGCAATAGCATTCTTCTTTGGATAGATAAATAACTGGAGGAAAGCCATTATATTTGGGTAGGTCACATATCACGATTTACCGACATAGCCTCGACCAAAAGATATAAATCTTATACTAGGATAAAAATCCTATTAGCTTCCAGTTAGTTTCTCCTTAGGTGCCTGTAAGTCATGAAATTCTCTGAGTCTCAAACTCATTTTGAAGATAATCTTCCAGAGGGAACCTCAGAAGAGCCACCTCGCAAACAGCGGCGGTGGCTTTGGTTGTTGGTAGCTCTGGGAGTACTGGCAGGAGGAGGCTATGCACTTTGGCGTTTCCTTGCCCCCGGACAAAAAGAACCTACGCCTGCTAGCGCTCAGCCCCCTGGGGTAAGAGTTAAGATATCTACGGTGCAAACAGGTATCATAGAGGACAGTTCGGAGTTTGTTGCCAATCTGGAATCTCGTCGGTCGGTCAATCTTCAACCCAGAATTCAGGGTCAGATCGCTCAGATATATGCTAGAGCGGGAGATACAGTAGCAGCAGGAGATCCAATTATCCAAGTTGATGCCAGAGAGCAACAAGCATCTGTGAGTAGTGTTGCAGCAGCAGCAGAGGTAGCGCGATCGCAATTGGAAAATGCGCGTGCAACTCTTCAATCCCTACAAGCAGAGCGCTTATCGAATCTATCTGATGTGAAATTGAACCAGCGAGAATACGATCGCTATGCTCGCTTAGCTGCAGAAGGCGCAGAATCCCGACAGGTACGAGATCAGTATGCAAATAGGTTAGAAACAGCACAAGCGCAACTCCGTGCTACAGAAGCGCGGATAAAAGCACAAACTGCCAGTATCATCCAATCAGAAAAATCTTTACAGCAAGCACAAGCAAATATTAATCAACAGCAAGTTCAACTTCAGTACTACAAAATCACTGCTCCTTTTCCGGGTACAGTTGGAGATATACCAGTCAAAGTGGGAGATTTTGTCAATACATCTACACAATTAGCTACAATTACGCAAAACCAACCTTTAGAATTAAACATTTTTGTACCAATTGAGCGCGGACCTCAATTACGTAAAGGAACACCAGTGGAGGTCATGGACGCACAAGGTAAAAGTTTAGGCATGAGTCGGGTATTTTTTATTTCACCAAGTGCAAACACTAACAACCAAGCAGTACTGATTAAAGCCCTTTACGACAACAATAGAAATCAACTGAGGGCAGATCAATTTGCACGAGCTAGAGTGATCTGGAACCAACGCCCAGGAGTTTTAGTTCCAACAACAGCCGTCACTCGAGTAGCAGGAGAAACCTTTGTGTATGTAGCTCAAACACCACCAGCATCACCATCACCGCAATCCGCGCAAGGCGGAGGATTTCAACTTGTAGCTCGGCAAAAGCGAGTGAAGTTGGGCAATATCAAAGGTAATAATTACCAAGTTCTTGAAGGATTGCAGCCAGGAGATAGAATCATCGTCTCAGGGCTACTCAATCTTAGAGATGGAGCACCGATTATTCCTGAATCGTAAGTCATGGAAGACGGGCTAATAGCTAATAGAAGACGGGCTAATTCATAACTATTAGCCATTAGCTATTAGCTATTAGCAACTGGCTTTTTAGCAATTAGCAATTTTCCTATGTTCGTTGACTTCTTTATCAAGCGACCTGTATTTACGAGTGTTTGCGCGATCGTTATTTTTCTAGTGGGAGCAATCAGTATTCCCACGTTACCCGCAGCGCAGTATCCCGAAATTAGCCCAGTTCAAGTAAACGTTTCTGCCAATTATGTTGGTGCCAATGCTGACGTTGTGGAAAATACCGTAACCACTCTTTTAGAAAGAGAAATTAACGGGGTTGAGGGCATGAAGTACATGACCTCAAGTAGTAGCAGTACTGGCAATAGTACCATCACAGTCACATTTGATGCATCGCGGAATAAAGATATTGCAGCAGTTGACGTACAAAATCGAGTGTCTCTAGCTGAACCTCAGTTACCAGAAGCAGTCCAGCGAACGGGAGTCAGTGTTAGCAAGCAATCTAACAATATCTTGTTAGCGATGGGACTGTACAGCGACAAGAACGAGTATAACAACATCTTCTTAAGCAACTACGCTGACCTCTACTTAGTAGATGCCCTACAAAGAATTAACGGTGTGAGTGAAGCTCGGATTTTTGGCGAACGCCGTTATGCAATGCGTCTGTGGCTCGACCCCAACCGGCTTGCAAGTCGCAGCCTCACAGCCCAAGATGTGGTTGATGCTCTCAACGAGCAAAACATACAGGTAGGTGCTGGACAAATTGGTCAGCAACCTGCTCCAGAAAGCCAAATGTATCAGGTAGACCTGCGGGCGCTGAGTCGATTTAGAGAACCATCCGAATTTGAGGACATGGTGATTAAATCCGGTCAGGATGGTACGCTTGTTAAGCTCAAAGATATCGGTCGGGCAGAACTCGGAGCAGAAAACTACAACACATTCCTTAGATTTAGAGGTCAAGAAGGTGTTGGGATTGGAATATTTCCAATTCCAGGTAGTAATGCTTTGAGTGTTGCGAAGGCTGTTAAAGAAGAAATGGCAAAACTTGCCCTGGATTTTCCACCAGGGATGAAATATCAAGTGGCGTTCGATACGACCTCGTTTGTAGAAGAATCACTCGCAGAAGTTGCCAAGACATTGTTTGAAGCAATTATCCTCGTTGTTTTAGTGATTTTTCTTTTCTTACAAGATTGGCGCACCACTATCATTCCCATCGTTACTATTCCCCTGGCATTGATTGGCACTTTTGCCTTTGTAAAAGTGTTCAATTTTTCCATCAATACCTTGACCTTATTTGGTTTAACCCTAGCAACAGGTATGGTGGTCGATGATGCGATCGTTGTAGTAGAAGACATTGCCCGTCTCATTCAACAAGAAGAGATGTCGCCACGTCAAGCCGCATCTTCCGCAATGCACGAACTTTTTGGAGCAGTTATCGCGACTTCTCTAGTGTTGATGGCTGTGTTTGTACCGGTTGCTTTCTTTCCTGGTTCAACAGGCCAAATTTACAAACAATTTGCTTTAACAATAGCCTTTTCGATCGCAATATCTACCTTCCTTGCGGTTACCCTCACTCCTTCTTTAGCTGGCTTGTTACTGCGTCCCCAGCAAAGACAGGGCGGTATTTTTGGCTGGTTTTTTGGTATAATTAACCGATTTCTTGATGCCATGACAAGCGGGTATACTTGGTTACTCAAGCGCCTTGTCCGTCTAAAAGCTATTGTTGTACTGTTGTTTGTTCTGTCTTTAGGGTTTACAGGATGGCTTTATACTCGCGTACCTACAGCGTTTATTCCTGATGAAGACCAAGGATATTTCATCACTATCATCCAAGGTCCACAAGGAGTTTCGCTTAATTACACGAGTAAAGTTATGCGTCAGGTAGAAGAGGAAATTCTCAAGTTACCAGAAGTTGTAGGGACTTTTGCCATAGGTGGTTTTGGTTTTACTGGTAGCACGGTCAACAATGGTGTTATTTTTACAACCTTGAAACCTTGGGATGAGCGGACTCAACCAGGTCAGTCAGTACAAGGAATTATTGGTAATTTATTTGGAAAGCTATCCACAATTACGGAAGCGAGGGTTTTACCAGTTAACCCACCAGCCATCCAAGGTTTGGGTAACTTCAGCGGCTTTGAATTCCAGTTACAAGACAGAAGAGGTACGAGTGGCTTGGATGCTATGGTACAGGTCATGGGTCAATTACTTGGTCAAGGAAATCAAACTCCGGGGTTACAAGCTGTCTTTAGTACCTTTGCTGCAGATACACCTCAACTTTTAATTGAGGTAGACCGCAATAAAGCTAAAGCTCTACAAGTCGATGTTGATGAGATTTTTAACACTCTACAAAGTTATTTGGG
It encodes the following:
- a CDS encoding efflux RND transporter permease subunit, with amino-acid sequence MFVDFFIKRPVFTSVCAIVIFLVGAISIPTLPAAQYPEISPVQVNVSANYVGANADVVENTVTTLLEREINGVEGMKYMTSSSSSTGNSTITVTFDASRNKDIAAVDVQNRVSLAEPQLPEAVQRTGVSVSKQSNNILLAMGLYSDKNEYNNIFLSNYADLYLVDALQRINGVSEARIFGERRYAMRLWLDPNRLASRSLTAQDVVDALNEQNIQVGAGQIGQQPAPESQMYQVDLRALSRFREPSEFEDMVIKSGQDGTLVKLKDIGRAELGAENYNTFLRFRGQEGVGIGIFPIPGSNALSVAKAVKEEMAKLALDFPPGMKYQVAFDTTSFVEESLAEVAKTLFEAIILVVLVIFLFLQDWRTTIIPIVTIPLALIGTFAFVKVFNFSINTLTLFGLTLATGMVVDDAIVVVEDIARLIQQEEMSPRQAASSAMHELFGAVIATSLVLMAVFVPVAFFPGSTGQIYKQFALTIAFSIAISTFLAVTLTPSLAGLLLRPQQRQGGIFGWFFGIINRFLDAMTSGYTWLLKRLVRLKAIVVLLFVLSLGFTGWLYTRVPTAFIPDEDQGYFITIIQGPQGVSLNYTSKVMRQVEEEILKLPEVVGTFAIGGFGFTGSTVNNGVIFTTLKPWDERTQPGQSVQGIIGNLFGKLSTITEARVLPVNPPAIQGLGNFSGFEFQLQDRRGTSGLDAMVQVMGQLLGQGNQTPGLQAVFSTFAADTPQLLIEVDRNKAKALQVDVDEIFNTLQSYLGSRYVNDFNYLQRTYRVYVQADAQFRSNPEDIGRLYVRSASDRMIPLSNLVKITSATGAQTINHYNLFRSIAINGAAAPGFSSGQAIQAMEGLAKQILPAGFGYEWSGTAAEELQSGGQAPLIFGLGLVFVFLVLAAQYENYVDPLIIMLSVPLAIMGALSAQLLRGLPNDVFCQVGLVMLIGLASKNAILIVEFANQLRDQGLSIAKAAVEASQQRLRPILMTALSTLLGIYPLAVATGAGAASRKSLGTAVFGGMLVATFLSLFVVPILYIVISNIRARFAPRRPSLALEAAEKGDRVPYETHR